The uncultured Methanolobus sp. sequence CGGTAACCTGAATGCTCCTGTTGCAGTTTGCAAGGCTGCCATGCTCTATGTTTTCAGGTCGCTTGTTGACAGGGACATTCCGCTTAATGAAGGATGTATGCGGCCTCTCAAGATAACAATCCCAGAAGACAGCATTCTGAATCCTGAATATCCGGCAGCCGTAGTGGCCGGAAATGTTGAGACATCGCAGTACATTGTTGATGCCCTTTTCGGTGCGCTGGGAATAATGGCAGGCTCACAGGGAACCATGAATAATTTTACTTTTGGAGATGATGAGTTCCAGTATTATGAGACCATATGTGGTGGTTCCGGTGCAGGGGATGGATTTGATGGAACCAGTGCTGTCCAGACACATATGACTAATTCGAGAATCACTGACCCTGAGGTCTTGGAATGGAAATTCCCAGTGAGGGTTGAAGATTTCTCTATTCGTGAAGGCAGCGGCGGTGGAGGGGAATATCATGGTGGCGATGGTGTTGTCAGGAAGGTTCGTTTCCTGAAACCTATGAGAGCTGCCATCATTTCCAGCCACAGGAAGTTTGCACCGCGTGGGTTGAATGGTGGAGAGGATGGAAAAGCCGGAAGGAATTACGTAATAAGAACCGGAAATTCACAGATTGAAGAACTTGATGGCAGGGACAGCACGGAGATGAACGAAGGGGATGTTTTTGTGATAGAGACACCCGGTGCAGGTGGTTTTGGGACACGAGCAAAAAGAAAGAGTTAAGTAAGGATACTTATTAAATATCTGTGGACTTAGGAAAATATTGCGAAAAGGGAAGGCTGTTATAAAAAAATGGACTCTGCAAGCGACATAAAGGAAGTTACCGTAAAGGGAGTTTACATGATCAACATCTTTGGGCGGGCTGTGCCTGCTGTGATGCTTGAGGATGATGATGGAATGATAATGCCGATACATATCGGACAATCTGAGGCTCTGTCTATCAATTCAGTTTTGAAGAATGAGACTATGCCAAGGCCGATGACACATGATCTTATTGTATCCATACTTTCAAGGCTTGGGGCAGATGTTGAAAAAATCCTGATCGATGAGAAGGAGGACAACATATATTATGCCAGGATGACACTGATAAAGGATGGTAAGAGCATGGAGTTCGATGCAAGGCCGAGTGATTGTATTGCAATTGCACTCCGCAATAATGCTCCAATTCTGATAAGTGAGGATGTGTTCAATGAGGATGCTATCAGCAAGGAGAATTTCACAGGGTCAAAGGCGATCACAGGATTTGCATGATCTTCACTTTCCCCTATTTGAACTATTGGATTTTTGAGGGATTGTAACTATATTCACCCTTTGCTTTTTTGCTCCAGATTTAAAACCCAAAAAAGTATATACTGATAATAAGGACAATATGCTATGAGGCATCGAATATTCTATAATCCTTTTAAATTTGTTTTCACCATAATACTGGCTTTTGTGCTGGCGTTTAGTATTTCCGTTCTCTTTTACGGCCTGGTCAGCAGCGCTTTCAGCAAAATTGGATTCTCATGGAACGATGCTCTTATCCTGCTTCTTGCATCCCTTATTGGAAGCAGTATCAATATCCCTCTTAGAACTCTTGAAACTGAAACACCGATTGAGAATAGCAAATATGTGAAGATTTTCGGAGTTTCATACAGGGTGCCTTTCAAGGAAACTCACAAAACCAGGACAACAATAGCTATCAACGTAGGCGGCGCCCTGATACCGACTATTGTTTCCGTCTACCTGCTTGGACTTTTCCCTGATTCTGCAGTTTACGTAATCTACGCAACCCTGATGGTTGCTTTCATTACAAAAACAGTTGCAAGACCTGTTAAAGGTGTGGGAATCGTTTCCCCTGCACTTCTCCCGCCAATTGCCGCTGCCTTTAGTTCCATTCTGGTGGTCTACTCCACCAGTATCCAGCATGACCTCATTTTCGCAGTTGCCTACATCAGCGGCACTTTAGGTACTCTGATAGGAGCCGACCTGCTGAACATGCGTGCAATCACGAAGTTGGGTGCTCCCGTGGTTAGTATTGGCGGCGCGGGGACTTTTGATGGTGTGTTTCTGGCAGGGGTTATTGCGGTGTTGTTGGTTTGATTGGAAAAATCAATAACATACTTTTTATAAAAGTTAGAACGAATTCAAAAGATATAACTATAATCTCATCAATCTCAGATCGGAATTGTACTTAAATTCATTTACTAATAATTACATTTTATAAAATAGGGACTATCAATGCTCAGATACGATAAACAGATACCTGTTAACCCGGA is a genomic window containing:
- a CDS encoding DUF1614 domain-containing protein — protein: MRHRIFYNPFKFVFTIILAFVLAFSISVLFYGLVSSAFSKIGFSWNDALILLLASLIGSSINIPLRTLETETPIENSKYVKIFGVSYRVPFKETHKTRTTIAINVGGALIPTIVSVYLLGLFPDSAVYVIYATLMVAFITKTVARPVKGVGIVSPALLPPIAAAFSSILVVYSTSIQHDLIFAVAYISGTLGTLIGADLLNMRAITKLGAPVVSIGGAGTFDGVFLAGVIAVLLV
- a CDS encoding bifunctional nuclease family protein, with the protein product MDSASDIKEVTVKGVYMINIFGRAVPAVMLEDDDGMIMPIHIGQSEALSINSVLKNETMPRPMTHDLIVSILSRLGADVEKILIDEKEDNIYYARMTLIKDGKSMEFDARPSDCIAIALRNNAPILISEDVFNEDAISKENFTGSKAITGFA